Proteins encoded together in one Streptomyces sp. NBC_01216 window:
- a CDS encoding SIS domain-containing protein, which produces MSTTGHSRTAAEIASQPASWREAAATLALHRAVLPARGERVAVVGCGTSWFIAQAYARLREGGGHGETDAFAASEFPLGRRYDRILALTRSGTTTEVLDLLRAVAGGVPTGALTADPATPVMTAADTVAVLDFADEESVVQTRFATTALALLRAHLESEGALPAGTRTMEQAARDAERALAEPLRDAVVDAEQFTFLGTGWTYGLALEAGLKMREAAGAWTEAYPAMEYRHGPISITGPGRVAWVLGPVPTGLADDVARVGGTLVADSAPSDSAFPPGSGSAPGGGTIRTGGLDPLADLVRAQRLAVLLAEAQGQDPDRPRNLTRSVVLPAAGESD; this is translated from the coding sequence GTGTCCACCACGGGTCACTCCCGCACCGCGGCCGAGATCGCCTCCCAGCCCGCCTCCTGGCGCGAGGCCGCCGCCACCCTCGCCCTGCACCGCGCCGTCCTTCCCGCGCGCGGCGAGCGCGTCGCCGTCGTCGGCTGCGGGACCTCCTGGTTCATCGCCCAGGCATACGCCCGGTTGCGCGAGGGCGGCGGCCACGGCGAGACCGACGCCTTCGCCGCCTCGGAGTTCCCTCTCGGGCGCCGGTACGACCGGATCCTCGCCCTCACCCGCTCGGGCACCACGACCGAGGTGCTCGACCTGCTCCGCGCGGTCGCGGGCGGCGTGCCGACCGGCGCCCTCACCGCCGACCCCGCGACCCCGGTCATGACGGCGGCCGACACGGTGGCGGTGCTGGACTTCGCCGACGAGGAGTCGGTGGTGCAGACCCGGTTCGCCACGACCGCCCTCGCTCTGCTCCGCGCGCACCTGGAGTCCGAGGGCGCTCTGCCGGCCGGGACCCGCACGATGGAGCAGGCGGCCCGGGACGCCGAACGGGCCCTGGCCGAGCCGCTGCGCGACGCCGTCGTCGATGCCGAGCAGTTCACCTTCCTCGGGACCGGCTGGACCTACGGCCTGGCCCTGGAGGCCGGACTGAAGATGCGCGAGGCGGCCGGTGCCTGGACCGAGGCGTACCCGGCCATGGAGTACCGGCACGGACCGATCAGCATCACCGGGCCCGGCCGCGTCGCCTGGGTGCTCGGCCCTGTCCCCACCGGGCTCGCGGACGACGTCGCCCGGGTCGGAGGCACGCTCGTCGCGGACTCAGCCCCCTCGGACTCCGCCTTCCCGCCGGGCTCCGGCTCCGCGCCCGGCGGAGGGACGATCCGGACCGGTGGGCTCGACCCGCTCGCCGACCTCGTCCGCGCGCAGCGTCTCGCCGTCCTGCTCGCCGAAGCCCAGGGCCAGGACCCGGACCGGCCCCGCAACCTCACCCGTTCCGTCGTCCTTCCGGCCGCGGGGGAGAGCGACTGA
- a CDS encoding class II fructose-bisphosphate aldolase has product MPLVPTGEIVLGARAAGTGAGAFNVVQIEHAQAIVAGAEAAGRPVILQISENTARYHGSLEPIALATLASARRAAVPVAVHLDHAESPALVHEAVRLGFGSVMFDASRLPYRENLAATRETVGHCHGHGVWVEAELGEVGGKDGAHAPGVRTDPDEARHFVAATGVDALAVAVGSSHAMLTRDAVLDLTLVAALRDAVPVPLVLHGSSGVGDADLVRAVGAGMTKVNVATHLNKAFTRAVRDHLREHAGTVDPRRYLGPARTAVAEAVTHLLGVLGSDAPLMRR; this is encoded by the coding sequence ATGCCGCTCGTACCCACCGGCGAGATCGTCCTCGGCGCCCGCGCAGCCGGCACCGGCGCCGGTGCCTTCAATGTCGTCCAGATCGAGCACGCGCAGGCGATCGTCGCCGGCGCGGAGGCGGCCGGCCGGCCGGTGATCCTCCAGATCAGCGAGAACACCGCCCGCTACCACGGCTCTCTGGAGCCGATCGCCCTCGCGACCCTCGCTTCCGCTCGCCGCGCGGCGGTTCCGGTCGCCGTCCACCTCGACCACGCGGAATCTCCCGCGCTGGTCCATGAGGCCGTGCGGCTCGGCTTCGGATCGGTGATGTTCGACGCGTCGAGGCTCCCCTACCGGGAGAATCTGGCCGCCACCCGCGAGACGGTCGGCCACTGCCACGGCCACGGCGTCTGGGTGGAGGCCGAACTCGGTGAGGTCGGCGGCAAGGACGGTGCGCACGCCCCCGGCGTGCGCACCGATCCCGACGAGGCGCGGCATTTCGTCGCCGCCACCGGGGTGGACGCCCTCGCCGTCGCCGTCGGCAGCTCCCACGCCATGCTCACCCGGGACGCCGTCCTGGACCTCACGCTCGTCGCGGCGCTGCGCGACGCCGTGCCCGTCCCGCTCGTGCTGCACGGTTCGTCGGGCGTGGGTGACGCGGACCTGGTGCGGGCGGTCGGCGCGGGCATGACGAAGGTGAACGTCGCCACCCATCTGAACAAGGCGTTCACCCGGGCCGTGCGGGACCACCTGAGGGAGCACGCCGGTACCGTCGATCCGCGCCGTTACCTCGGCCCGGCCCGCACGGCCGTCGCGGAGGCGGTGACCCACCTGCTCGGGGTGCTGGGGTCGGACGCGCCGCTCATGCGCAGGTGA